The Flaviramulus sp. BrNp1-15 genome has a window encoding:
- a CDS encoding gamma carbonic anhydrase family protein, which produces MPIIKPVNGKSPEIPDDCYIAENATIVGDVVMGNQCSVWFNAVIRGDVHYIKMGDKVNVQDGAVIHATYLKSPTNIGNNVSIGHNAIVHGCTIHDNVLVGMGSIIMDDCVVESNSIIAAGAVVTKNTRVESGSIYAGVPAKKVKDISEELISGEIDRIANNYIKYSSWFKE; this is translated from the coding sequence ATGCCAATAATAAAACCAGTAAACGGAAAATCACCAGAAATACCAGATGATTGTTACATAGCCGAAAATGCAACAATAGTAGGCGATGTGGTTATGGGGAATCAATGCAGCGTTTGGTTTAATGCCGTAATACGCGGCGATGTACATTACATAAAAATGGGTGACAAAGTAAATGTGCAAGATGGGGCTGTAATACATGCCACGTACTTAAAATCGCCTACAAATATTGGTAATAATGTTTCCATTGGGCACAATGCTATTGTGCACGGTTGTACTATTCATGATAATGTTTTGGTAGGCATGGGTAGTATTATAATGGACGATTGTGTGGTAGAAAGCAACAGCATTATTGCAGCAGGAGCTGTGGTTACTAAAAACACAAGAGTAGAATCGGGGAGTATTTATGCAGGAGTGCCTGCAAAAAAAGTAAAAGATATTAGCGAAGAACTTATTTCGGGCGAAATAGATAGAATTGCTAATAATTATATTAAATATTCGAGTTGGTTTAAAGAGTGA
- a CDS encoding LytTR family DNA-binding domain-containing protein: protein MKLTAIIVEDEETSREILKNYLKKYCPNVSILGEAANVEEALVLIRNNDLDLVFLDVEMPYGNAFDLLDKVGDINFETIFVTAYNHYAIDALNAHASYYLMKPISIDELIKAVDYVTEIKTKEEALQDQVLVPKTNHVNGKITIPQLDGFEILNTSDILYCKADDNYTEIYLNNNKKKLVSKTLKYFEEALKYSSFARVHKSYLVNVNEVVKYVKGKGGSVMLSNGKEVMVSASKKSELLSYFK, encoded by the coding sequence ATGAAACTAACCGCAATCATAGTCGAAGACGAAGAAACCAGTAGAGAAATTCTAAAAAATTATCTCAAAAAATACTGTCCTAATGTTTCAATTTTGGGTGAGGCAGCAAACGTTGAAGAAGCTTTAGTGTTAATAAGAAACAACGATTTGGATCTAGTATTTCTAGATGTAGAAATGCCTTATGGCAATGCTTTTGATTTGCTAGATAAAGTGGGTGATATAAATTTTGAAACCATTTTTGTAACAGCATACAATCATTACGCTATTGATGCTTTAAATGCTCATGCAAGCTATTATTTAATGAAACCCATTTCTATAGACGAACTTATTAAAGCTGTAGATTACGTAACCGAAATAAAAACTAAAGAAGAAGCGCTGCAAGACCAAGTGCTTGTGCCAAAAACAAACCATGTAAATGGTAAAATAACCATTCCGCAATTAGATGGATTTGAAATATTGAACACATCAGATATTTTATATTGTAAAGCCGATGATAATTACACAGAAATCTATCTAAACAACAATAAAAAAAAGCTGGTAAGTAAAACCTTAAAATACTTTGAAGAAGCATTAAAATATTCAAGTTTTGCGCGTGTTCATAAATCCTATTTAGTTAACGTAAACGAAGTGGTTAAATATGTAAAAGGAAAAGGAGGAAGCGTTATGTTAAGCAATGGAAAAGAAGTTATGGTTTCTGCTTCAAAAAAATCTGAATTGTTATCTTATTTTAAATAA
- a CDS encoding histidine kinase, which translates to MQSVIKYIWVLCIWANTNLLFAQDNSRLSNQGPTFTVRGSVIESDTQEPIPNVNIEVNGGAYTTTDLFGDFRIEARNGDELTIRHKDFETVYYIIRSNERIKVEVQPNEEEDTYSKLKKSSRSKTETFKSLIDSAETYLKKDAKTSIQFAGDALAEGKSVKQNSEAYEVLGDVYMYWKQYDLAVSNYRISLQNVNTNAVKLKLAKAYRANKNYQESLEVYNSINKSELSNWQLIELYEGIGDVHFSTKTFQLSIDNYEEGLKVAQKHLITPKTTDLNSKIAQAYNAKGEPQNAKRFFNESMKLANTENQKRAVEEKIKVADFENENNNFSNEIELRKEALNTISELKDSIFDNESSLTSQKQNYKIGNAYASQRDFSNAIPYLQKSIAEADDKADLIVQKDATRRLSEVYRDAGEFNKALLAYQDYVELVDKLYIKKEQEISQAARFSKDIISKQNRILSLESDRALSESKYQLSTEQSKRQKLIIYSLIGGLLLLLVTAFLMFKYIKQQRFANNLLALKSLRSQMNPHFIFNALNSVNSFIASNDERTANKYLTDFSLLMRAVLENSEEDFIPLEKEIELLQLYTKLEHFRFQDKFDYNINIDDNIKVEDFVIPPMLLQPYIENAVWHGLRYKKAKGRLEINISQTKSDEIQIIITDDGIGREKSKALKTKNQRKQNSKGMGNIKKRVSILNAMYKDKVDVFIDDFQDEEDTGTKVVVTLKKD; encoded by the coding sequence ATGCAAAGCGTTATAAAATATATTTGGGTTTTATGTATTTGGGCAAATACCAATTTATTATTTGCTCAAGACAACAGCAGGCTTTCAAATCAAGGACCTACATTTACAGTTCGAGGTTCTGTTATTGAAAGTGATACACAAGAACCTATTCCTAATGTAAATATTGAAGTTAACGGAGGCGCATACACTACAACAGATCTCTTTGGAGATTTTAGAATTGAAGCTAGAAACGGTGATGAGCTTACCATAAGACATAAAGACTTTGAAACGGTTTACTATATCATTAGAAGTAATGAGCGTATTAAAGTCGAAGTTCAGCCAAATGAAGAAGAAGACACTTATTCTAAATTAAAAAAGTCTTCAAGATCTAAAACAGAAACCTTTAAATCATTAATAGATTCTGCTGAAACATACCTAAAAAAAGACGCTAAAACTAGTATTCAATTTGCTGGAGATGCTCTTGCAGAAGGCAAATCTGTAAAACAAAATAGTGAGGCTTATGAGGTTTTAGGAGATGTTTACATGTATTGGAAACAATATGATTTAGCAGTTTCAAATTACAGGATTAGCCTGCAGAATGTTAATACTAATGCTGTTAAACTAAAACTTGCAAAAGCTTACAGAGCAAACAAAAACTATCAAGAAAGCTTAGAAGTTTATAACAGTATTAATAAAAGCGAATTATCTAATTGGCAATTAATTGAGTTATATGAAGGTATAGGTGATGTACATTTTTCAACAAAAACATTTCAACTGTCAATTGATAATTACGAAGAAGGATTAAAAGTTGCGCAAAAGCATTTAATTACTCCAAAAACAACCGATTTAAATTCTAAAATAGCCCAAGCTTATAATGCTAAAGGAGAACCACAAAATGCTAAACGGTTTTTTAATGAATCTATGAAATTGGCAAATACCGAAAACCAAAAAAGAGCGGTAGAAGAAAAAATAAAGGTAGCAGACTTTGAAAATGAAAATAATAACTTTTCTAACGAAATTGAATTAAGAAAAGAAGCTTTAAATACAATTAGTGAATTAAAAGATTCTATTTTCGATAATGAAAGTTCTTTAACTTCTCAAAAGCAGAATTATAAAATAGGTAACGCTTATGCATCTCAAAGAGATTTTAGTAACGCTATTCCTTACCTTCAAAAAAGTATTGCAGAAGCTGATGATAAAGCAGATTTAATTGTTCAAAAAGATGCTACCAGAAGATTGTCTGAAGTATATAGAGATGCAGGTGAGTTTAACAAAGCTTTACTTGCATATCAAGATTATGTAGAGTTGGTTGATAAACTTTACATCAAAAAAGAACAGGAAATAAGTCAAGCAGCAAGGTTTAGTAAAGACATAATAAGCAAGCAAAACAGAATTTTAAGTTTAGAGAGTGATAGAGCGCTATCAGAAAGTAAATATCAACTTTCAACAGAACAATCTAAACGTCAAAAACTTATTATTTACTCATTAATAGGCGGCCTTTTATTACTTCTTGTAACGGCATTTTTAATGTTTAAATACATTAAACAACAACGTTTTGCAAACAATTTATTAGCATTGAAAAGTCTTAGAAGTCAAATGAATCCGCATTTTATATTCAATGCGCTAAACTCGGTAAATAGTTTTATAGCATCAAACGATGAACGTACAGCAAACAAATATTTAACCGATTTTTCGCTGCTTATGCGCGCCGTTTTAGAAAATAGCGAAGAAGATTTTATTCCGTTAGAAAAAGAAATTGAATTACTTCAATTATATACCAAACTAGAACATTTTAGGTTTCAAGATAAGTTTGATTATAATATAAATATTGATGACAATATAAAGGTTGAAGATTTTGTAATTCCACCTATGTTATTACAACCATATATAGAAAATGCCGTTTGGCATGGGTTGAGGTATAAGAAAGCTAAAGGTCGCTTAGAGATAAATATTTCTCAAACAAAATCTGATGAAATACAAATTATTATAACAGATGATGGCATCGGACGAGAAAAATCAAAAGCTTTAAAAACTAAAAACCAGCGTAAGCAAAACTCAAAAGGTATGGGCAATATCAAAAAACGCGTATCTATTTTAAACGCTATGTATAAAGATAAAGTAGATGTGTTTATTGACGATTTTCAAGATGAAGAAGATACAGGGACCAAAGTTGTTGTAACGCTTAAAAAAGATTAA
- a CDS encoding VWA domain-containing protein, producing the protein MKTSIKTILLCCTLITFISCNAKTKKQKVAYNESEIIHPEPNKQFIKVALLLDTSNSMDGLIDQAKAQLWDIVNELSYAKCGNSKPNLQIALYEYGNDRLNGDEGFIRQVLAFSDDLDEISKELFSLTTNGGEEYCGQVIQTSLNQLNWGKNPDDLKLVFIAGNEPFTQGKVDYKDVATNANEKDITINTIFCGDYNQGISTYWKDGAQLTNGDYMAINQNRKTVHIVSPYDDDILILNQKLNKTYVIYGSKGREKLALQAEQDNNANSYSKANAVKRTVSKSSHLYKNETWDLVDALELEEVDVEDLKGDVLPTELKGKTKAEIKAYVSKKSEEREAIQEQIKVLNEKRKDYVLKHQKETTNDLENAMTKAIKEQAKKKKYTWE; encoded by the coding sequence ATGAAAACATCTATTAAAACAATCTTACTGTGTTGCACACTAATCACTTTCATATCGTGTAATGCAAAAACAAAAAAGCAAAAAGTAGCTTATAATGAATCTGAGATAATTCATCCAGAACCTAACAAACAGTTTATTAAAGTTGCATTATTATTAGATACTAGTAATAGCATGGACGGACTTATAGACCAAGCTAAAGCACAACTTTGGGATATTGTAAACGAATTATCATACGCCAAATGTGGCAACAGCAAACCCAATTTACAGATTGCCTTATATGAATATGGTAATGATAGATTAAATGGCGATGAAGGCTTTATTAGACAAGTTCTAGCCTTTAGTGACGACTTAGATGAAATCTCAAAAGAGTTATTCTCACTAACTACAAATGGTGGTGAGGAATATTGCGGACAGGTTATACAAACCTCGTTAAATCAATTAAATTGGGGTAAAAACCCTGATGATTTAAAACTTGTTTTCATAGCAGGTAATGAACCCTTTACTCAAGGAAAAGTGGATTATAAAGATGTTGCTACTAATGCTAATGAAAAAGACATAACTATCAACACCATTTTTTGTGGTGATTATAATCAAGGTATTTCAACGTATTGGAAAGATGGCGCTCAATTAACCAATGGCGATTATATGGCCATTAATCAAAACCGTAAAACGGTACATATTGTTTCACCCTATGATGATGACATTTTAATTCTAAATCAAAAACTAAATAAAACCTACGTAATTTATGGCTCAAAAGGAAGAGAGAAATTAGCTTTACAAGCAGAACAAGACAATAATGCAAACTCTTACAGTAAAGCAAATGCTGTTAAAAGAACGGTGAGTAAAAGTTCTCATTTATATAAAAATGAAACGTGGGATTTAGTAGATGCTTTAGAATTAGAAGAAGTAGATGTTGAAGACTTAAAAGGTGATGTTTTGCCAACCGAACTAAAAGGAAAAACTAAAGCAGAAATTAAAGCTTATGTTTCTAAAAAAAGTGAAGAGCGTGAAGCAATTCAAGAACAAATTAAAGTATTAAATGAGAAACGAAAAGATTATGTTTTAAAACATCAAAAAGAAACCACCAATGATTTAGAAAACGCCATGACCAAAGCAATTAAAGAACAGGCAAAAAAGAAGAAATATACTTGGGAATAA
- a CDS encoding type IX secretion system membrane protein PorP/SprF, with product MKLKNIIIIAIASLFTHIATSQEGLPIYTDYLTDNYYLIHPSMAGIANCSKVRLTARQQWFGQEDAPKLLTLSLNGRLGDTPSAIGGIMFADENGYHSQKGAYFTYAHHLLFSRSELDLNMLSFGLSAGFIQYQLDETTFLFDGPDPAIDGIVQNETNFNIDFGFSYHYLNFYAHGTIKNVLKNNALNTDIGTIKTDNLRRYLFSIGNVFSKFGSTWSYEPSLMFQYRDATQEASIDINAKVYKKMDFGKVWGGLSYRNSFDGAEYIEGSTINSQKLQQLSPILGINYNNFMFAYNYTYQTNSVVFTNGGFHQLTLGYNFNCKRERFKCECPAVN from the coding sequence ATGAAATTAAAAAACATCATAATAATAGCTATTGCATCGCTATTTACCCATATAGCAACTTCGCAAGAAGGTTTGCCAATTTATACCGATTATCTTACCGATAATTATTATTTAATTCACCCATCTATGGCTGGTATTGCTAACTGTTCTAAGGTTAGATTAACTGCTAGACAACAATGGTTTGGGCAAGAGGATGCGCCTAAGTTATTAACCCTAAGTTTAAACGGTAGATTAGGCGATACACCATCAGCTATTGGAGGTATTATGTTTGCTGATGAAAACGGTTATCACTCACAAAAAGGCGCATACTTCACTTATGCTCATCACCTTTTATTTTCCAGAAGTGAATTAGATTTAAATATGCTTTCTTTTGGCTTAAGTGCTGGTTTTATTCAATATCAATTAGATGAAACCACATTTTTGTTTGATGGTCCAGACCCAGCAATTGATGGTATTGTACAAAATGAAACCAACTTTAATATAGATTTTGGGTTTTCTTATCATTATCTTAATTTTTACGCACATGGGACTATAAAAAATGTTCTTAAAAATAATGCGTTAAACACTGATATTGGTACAATTAAAACAGATAATTTAAGACGTTATTTGTTTTCTATAGGAAATGTGTTTAGTAAGTTTGGTAGCACTTGGAGCTATGAGCCTTCTCTGATGTTTCAATATAGAGATGCTACACAAGAAGCCTCAATTGACATAAATGCCAAAGTTTATAAAAAAATGGACTTTGGGAAAGTTTGGGGAGGTTTATCATATAGAAATAGTTTTGATGGAGCTGAATATATAGAAGGTTCAACAATTAATAGTCAAAAACTACAACAACTATCACCTATTTTAGGAATAAATTATAATAATTTTATGTTTGCTTACAATTACACCTATCAAACAAACTCTGTTGTATTTACGAATGGTGGATTTCATCAACTAACATTAGGGTATAACTTTAATTGTAAACGAGAGCGTTTTAAATGTGAATGTCCGGCAGTTAACTAG
- a CDS encoding NifU family protein yields the protein MNTFKVSVQETSNNAIVKFEVNQFITQHQSFEFNNIDEAKPSPLAQQLFYLPFVKKVYISGNFVAVERYNIVEWNDVQDEVAEQIEAYLNNGGIVVEEASAPKKVPVTVYAESTPNPAVMKFVANKKIVTTLFEFTSIDDAKLSPLATELFHFPFVKSIFIDENYVSITKYDIAEWQDITLELREFIRSYIENGKEVVSPNAAATLQKSTEQLDNQFENLDDTSKEIVNILEEYVKPAVASDGGNIQFISYNEETKNVSVLLQGACSGCPSSTYTLKSGIENMLKQMLPGKVEMVEAING from the coding sequence ATGAACACTTTCAAGGTTTCCGTGCAAGAAACGTCAAATAATGCTATTGTAAAATTCGAGGTTAATCAATTTATAACTCAACATCAAAGCTTTGAGTTTAACAATATTGATGAAGCAAAACCATCGCCATTAGCGCAACAATTATTCTATTTACCATTTGTAAAAAAGGTATATATATCTGGTAATTTTGTAGCTGTTGAGCGTTATAATATTGTTGAATGGAACGATGTACAAGATGAAGTAGCAGAACAAATAGAAGCTTACTTAAATAACGGTGGTATTGTAGTTGAAGAAGCTTCAGCTCCCAAAAAAGTACCCGTTACGGTTTATGCTGAAAGCACTCCAAATCCAGCGGTAATGAAGTTTGTTGCCAATAAAAAAATAGTAACAACACTTTTTGAGTTTACATCAATTGATGATGCAAAACTTTCGCCATTAGCCACAGAATTATTTCATTTCCCTTTTGTGAAAAGTATTTTTATTGACGAAAATTATGTATCAATAACAAAATACGATATTGCTGAATGGCAAGACATTACACTTGAGCTTCGTGAGTTTATTAGAAGTTACATTGAAAATGGTAAAGAAGTGGTTTCACCTAATGCTGCTGCGACACTTCAAAAATCTACTGAGCAATTAGACAACCAATTTGAGAATTTAGATGACACCTCAAAAGAAATTGTAAATATTCTTGAAGAATATGTGAAACCGGCAGTAGCTAGTGATGGTGGTAATATTCAGTTTATTTCATATAACGAAGAAACTAAAAATGTAAGCGTACTGCTTCAAGGTGCTTGTAGCGGTTGTCCTTCTTCAACTTATACGCTTAAAAGTGGAATAGAAAATATGCTTAAACAAATGCTTCCTGGTAAGGTAGAAATGGTAGAAGCTATAAATGGATAA
- a CDS encoding dodecin family protein gives MAVLKVIEVLSNSDKSWEDATKKAVKQASKSVKNIRSVYVQDQSAIVKDDEVTEFRVNLKLTFEVK, from the coding sequence ATGGCAGTATTAAAAGTAATCGAAGTCTTATCTAACTCAGATAAAAGTTGGGAAGATGCTACAAAAAAAGCAGTAAAACAAGCTTCTAAAAGCGTAAAAAACATACGTTCTGTATACGTTCAAGATCAAAGTGCAATTGTAAAAGACGATGAAGTAACAGAATTTAGAGTAAACTTAAAACTTACTTTTGAAGTAAAATAA
- a CDS encoding thioredoxin domain-containing protein, whose amino-acid sequence MKHLQLFVLIILIISCKGQNSKLMEHKYTNALINETSPYLLQHAHNPVNWNAWNEKTLETAKSEDKLMLISVGYAACHWCHVMEHESFEDSLVAQVMNKNFVNIKIDREERPDIDQVYMSAVQLMTGHGGWPLNVVALPDGRPVWGGTYFKKEQWMSVLEQISTLYSEKPEKLHEYADKLEQGIKALDVVELNTDEPVFEEEFVENAVENWSKQFDNNFGGMNRAPKFMMPNNYHFLLRYAYQTNNKELQDYVNLTLTKMAYGGVFDQIGGGFSRYSVDAKWHVPHFEKMLYDNGQLASLYADAYLITKNELYKNVVTETLEYIQREMTTKNGAFYSSLDADSNTPEGKLEEGAFYVWTKEELKTILKEDFDLFSDYYNVNSFGFWEHDNYVLIRNKSDKEFFEKNNISQKEFEERISIWKSKLFEARNTREKPRLDDKTLTSWNAIMLKGYVDAYRVFGDDSYLASAEKNANFILNNQLKEDGGLYHNYKNGVSTINGYLEDYANTIDAFIALYENSLDEKWLTSARDLSNYTLDHFYDDTSKMFFFTSNDDDALVSRSIEYRDNVIPASNSIMAKNLFKLSHYFDNEHFSKTAMTMLNNVKPEMQEYPSGYSNWFDLMLNYTNPYYEVAIVGKEAKQKISDLNKNYIPNKLIVGSTSENNLPLLENRYNPNETFIYVCVNKACKLPVSEVSQALKLLKE is encoded by the coding sequence ATGAAGCATCTACAACTATTTGTGCTTATCATTTTAATTATAAGCTGTAAAGGTCAGAACTCAAAACTCATGGAACATAAATATACCAACGCCTTAATCAATGAGACTAGTCCTTATTTACTTCAGCATGCCCATAACCCAGTAAACTGGAATGCTTGGAATGAAAAAACTTTAGAAACGGCTAAGTCTGAAGACAAATTAATGCTTATTAGTGTTGGTTATGCCGCTTGCCATTGGTGTCATGTTATGGAACACGAAAGTTTTGAAGATAGTTTGGTAGCTCAAGTCATGAATAAAAATTTCGTCAATATAAAAATTGATAGAGAAGAACGCCCAGATATAGACCAAGTTTATATGAGTGCTGTACAACTCATGACTGGTCATGGTGGATGGCCTTTAAATGTAGTAGCTTTGCCAGATGGCAGACCTGTTTGGGGAGGAACCTATTTTAAAAAAGAACAGTGGATGAGTGTTTTAGAGCAAATCTCGACACTCTATTCTGAAAAACCAGAAAAACTCCATGAATATGCCGACAAATTAGAACAAGGCATTAAAGCTTTAGACGTTGTAGAACTTAATACAGATGAACCTGTTTTTGAAGAAGAATTTGTTGAAAATGCTGTAGAAAATTGGTCCAAACAATTTGATAACAATTTTGGAGGCATGAATCGTGCTCCAAAATTTATGATGCCAAACAACTACCATTTTTTATTACGTTATGCTTACCAAACCAACAATAAAGAATTACAAGACTATGTAAACTTAACACTTACTAAGATGGCTTATGGTGGTGTTTTCGATCAAATTGGTGGTGGCTTTTCAAGATATTCTGTAGATGCTAAGTGGCATGTTCCGCACTTTGAAAAAATGCTTTATGACAATGGGCAATTAGCAAGTTTATATGCTGATGCTTATCTGATTACAAAAAACGAATTATACAAAAATGTGGTTACCGAAACATTAGAATATATACAACGAGAAATGACTACCAAAAATGGTGCGTTTTACTCATCACTTGATGCAGATAGCAACACACCTGAAGGCAAACTTGAAGAAGGCGCATTTTATGTTTGGACAAAAGAGGAACTCAAAACTATTTTAAAAGAAGATTTTGATCTTTTTTCTGATTACTACAATGTTAATAGTTTTGGCTTTTGGGAGCATGATAATTACGTACTAATCAGAAACAAAAGTGATAAAGAATTCTTCGAGAAAAACAATATCAGTCAAAAAGAATTTGAGGAACGCATAAGTATCTGGAAAAGTAAACTTTTTGAAGCCCGTAACACAAGAGAAAAACCAAGATTAGATGATAAAACCTTAACCTCCTGGAATGCCATTATGCTTAAAGGCTATGTTGATGCTTATCGAGTGTTTGGTGATGATAGTTATCTCGCTTCCGCGGAAAAAAATGCTAACTTCATTTTAAATAATCAATTAAAAGAAGATGGTGGTTTGTATCATAACTACAAAAATGGTGTAAGTACAATTAATGGCTATTTAGAAGATTACGCTAATACTATTGATGCCTTTATAGCCCTTTACGAAAACTCATTAGATGAAAAATGGTTAACCTCAGCAAGAGATTTATCAAATTACACACTTGATCATTTTTATGATGATACAAGTAAAATGTTCTTTTTTACTTCTAATGATGATGACGCTTTAGTTTCCAGAAGTATTGAATATCGTGACAATGTAATTCCTGCCAGTAATTCTATTATGGCAAAAAATCTATTTAAATTATCCCATTATTTTGATAATGAGCATTTCTCTAAAACAGCCATGACAATGCTTAACAACGTAAAACCAGAAATGCAAGAGTATCCATCTGGTTACTCCAATTGGTTCGATTTAATGTTAAACTATACAAACCCTTACTACGAAGTCGCCATTGTTGGAAAAGAGGCAAAACAAAAAATTTCAGATTTAAATAAAAATTATATTCCTAATAAACTAATTGTTGGAAGCACATCAGAAAACAACTTACCTTTATTAGAAAACAGATACAATCCCAATGAAACATTCATATATGTTTGTGTAAACAAAGCATGTAAGCTTCCCGTTTCAGAAGTTAGTCAAGCATTAAAACTATTAAAAGAATGA
- a CDS encoding DUF1304 domain-containing protein: MNLLTTILIALVAIEHIYFLILEMFFWTKPKGIKAFGLKSKQFAEDTKVLAANQGLYNGFLAAGLIFSIIEKDIRLSIFFLLCVIIAGIYGAYSTKQIKLFYIQSVPAVLALISCFL, from the coding sequence ATGAATTTATTAACTACAATTTTAATTGCTTTAGTTGCTATTGAACATATCTATTTTTTAATTTTAGAAATGTTTTTTTGGACTAAACCAAAAGGAATAAAAGCATTTGGTTTAAAATCTAAGCAATTTGCTGAAGACACCAAAGTGCTCGCCGCAAATCAAGGTCTTTATAATGGGTTTTTAGCTGCTGGTCTTATTTTTTCAATCATAGAAAAAGATATTAGACTCTCAATATTTTTTCTTTTGTGTGTTATTATTGCAGGTATTTACGGCGCTTATTCTACAAAGCAAATAAAACTTTTTTATATTCAATCTGTTCCTGCAGTTCTAGCCTTAATAAGTTGTTTTTTATAA
- a CDS encoding mechanosensitive ion channel family protein, protein MNLENIDTEKWLQLGLDYGLKILGAILIWIIGSWVIKKLLKTSKKLMSKRDYDESLQKFLLNLLGWVLKIVLIVVVLGTVGVETTSFAAILAAAGLAIGLALQGSLGNFAGGVLIMIFKPFKIGDLIEAQGEIGVVKEIEIFTTKLTGLSNREIIIPNGSLSNGNIINYTTEGTRRVDLVFGVGYDSDIKKTKDVLMNVLTSHPKVLKEPAPTVNVMELADSSINFAVRPWSTADDYWAVYFGITEDVKEALDAAGIEIPYPHQVEIQKKS, encoded by the coding sequence ATGAATTTAGAAAATATTGATACTGAAAAATGGCTTCAGTTAGGTTTAGATTATGGTTTAAAAATTCTTGGAGCTATCCTAATCTGGATTATTGGCTCTTGGGTTATTAAAAAATTACTAAAAACTTCAAAAAAATTAATGTCTAAAAGAGATTATGATGAAAGCTTGCAAAAGTTTTTATTAAATCTATTGGGTTGGGTATTAAAAATTGTATTAATAGTTGTTGTTTTAGGCACTGTTGGTGTAGAAACCACATCTTTTGCTGCTATATTAGCTGCTGCTGGTTTAGCAATTGGTTTAGCCTTACAAGGATCTCTTGGTAATTTTGCCGGTGGTGTTCTAATCATGATTTTTAAGCCCTTTAAAATTGGAGATTTAATTGAGGCTCAAGGCGAAATTGGTGTTGTAAAAGAAATTGAAATATTTACAACTAAACTTACTGGTTTATCTAACAGAGAAATAATTATTCCTAATGGATCTTTATCTAACGGAAACATTATTAATTATACTACAGAAGGTACACGACGAGTAGACTTAGTTTTTGGTGTTGGTTACGATTCTGATATAAAAAAGACAAAAGACGTTTTAATGAATGTTTTAACCTCTCATCCTAAAGTTTTAAAAGAACCTGCTCCAACTGTAAATGTTATGGAATTAGCAGATAGCTCTATAAATTTTGCTGTAAGACCTTGGAGTACTGCCGACGATTATTGGGCAGTTTATTTTGGAATTACTGAAGATGTTAAAGAAGCTCTTGATGCTGCAGGTATTGAAATTCCTTATCCACATCAAGTAGAAATTCAGAAAAAAAGCTAA
- the tsaB gene encoding tRNA (adenosine(37)-N6)-threonylcarbamoyltransferase complex dimerization subunit type 1 TsaB → MAYILNIETATTNCSVSVSKDGKTISLKEDNDKSYSHAERLHVYIDAVLKEAHINSSDLDAIAVSKGPGSYTGLRIGVSAAKGLCFALNKPLISIPTLDVLAHQVKTDGGVIIAMLDARRMEVYSAIYNSDYTQIRETQAQVLDENAFAEYLEKGKVYFIGNGVEKTKTLINHTNAIFIEGKLPSSNEMSLLAYNKYKKSDTEDVAYFEPYYLKDFVALKSKS, encoded by the coding sequence TTGGCTTATATACTTAATATAGAAACCGCAACTACCAATTGTTCAGTATCGGTTTCAAAGGATGGTAAAACAATTTCGTTAAAAGAAGATAACGATAAAAGCTATTCGCACGCAGAAAGATTACATGTTTATATTGATGCTGTTTTAAAAGAAGCTCATATAAATTCAAGTGATTTAGATGCAATAGCGGTGAGTAAAGGTCCAGGATCTTATACCGGTTTGCGTATTGGAGTTTCTGCAGCAAAAGGACTTTGTTTTGCTTTAAATAAGCCTTTGATTTCTATTCCTACTTTAGATGTTTTAGCACATCAAGTTAAAACTGATGGTGGTGTTATTATAGCTATGTTAGATGCTAGACGTATGGAAGTGTATTCTGCTATTTATAATTCAGATTATACGCAGATAAGAGAAACACAAGCCCAAGTTTTAGATGAAAACGCTTTTGCAGAATATTTAGAAAAGGGAAAAGTTTATTTTATAGGTAATGGTGTTGAGAAAACTAAAACGCTCATCAATCATACAAATGCTATTTTTATAGAAGGTAAGTTACCTTCTTCAAACGAGATGAGTCTTTTAGCATACAACAAATATAAAAAAAGCGACACCGAAGATGTCGCTTATTTTGAGCCTTATTATTTAAAAGATTTTGTGGCTTTAAAATCTAAATCTTAG